GAAAAAATATCTTCTGTCCGATTATTTAGCGGAGGATTCCTTTGAAGAAGTCGAAAATTTTTTTGAATTGATATTATCTAAAATTCCCGAAGAGGGATTCTGGATTCAGAGCAAACCCCTTGATGAAATTATCCCTGTTCTGCAGTCGTTTTCGGAGTGGATGGCTTTTTGGATGAAAGAAAATTACGGAAAAAAACATTACAATGAGATTTTGAAACTTTATTTTGACGTCCAGACCTACTTGAAAATATTCGATTTATACGGTTCGAACTACGTCACGTATATCAAAGCCGTAGGAAATGACGTAGTGATAAAGCAGTTTTGTCTCGACCCTTCCAGGAATTTGAGAAAAGTTTTGAAAAAAGGGAGGTCGAGCATTTTCTTTTCCGCGACGATGAAACCCATGGAGTATTACAGGGACATTTTAGGCGGAGACGCAAACTCTTTGGAGCTCGAACTCGAATCGCCGTTTCCAGAGGAAAATCTGTCCCTGTGCCTTACGCCTTATATCTCGACAAAGTATTCTTCCAGAAATTTCAGTCTGTCTGAAGTCTGTTCGGTGATCCACGAGACATTTATGTCTAAAAAGGGCAACTACATGGCTTACTTCCCTTCTTACGCGTATCTTGAAAAGGCGATCGAGTCTTTCCGGTTAGAGTATCCGGACGTCAAAATCGCTTGTCAGAGTTCAATGATGACAGAAAAGCAGAGGCAGAGTTTTTTAAACAAATTCTCAAAATCGAGAAAAGAAGGACTTCTTGGGTTCGCTGTGATGGGAGGCGTCTTCTCTGAGGGAATAGACCTTCATGGCGACAGGCTATCCGGAGCCGTTATTGTTGGTGTCGGATTGCCGAAGATTTGTTTTGAGCTCGAGATTGTTAGGGAGTATTTTGAAAGGGAAAGGGAAGCTGGTTTTGACTTTGCCTACACCTACCCGGGGATGAACAAAGTACTTCAAGCAGCCGGAAGGGTTATTAGAACCGAAAACGACAAAGGTGTCATTGTGCTAATCGACGCGAGGTTTTCAAGCGATAAATATCTGTCTCTTTTTCCGAAGGAGTGGTCCAATTACAAAGTTGTGTCGTCTGAGAAAGAACTCCGTACGGTTTTGAAAAGGTTCTGGCAAGGTGAATGATTTTCAGACAAAAAATCCAACCGATGTGATATGCTAATCTCATGAACCCTTTTCTACCCGGTGAAATTGACCTTGTTTTCGCGAAGAAGACCAGACCAGGGGCTCTTCTTTTTGCCGATGTCGTGGGTTTTACCGCTTTAAGCGAAAAATTCAGCGAAAGGGGAATCTCCGGCACCGGCGAACTGACCGAACTTTTGGATTCTTGTTTCGAGTCTATTCTTTCTGTGGTCAGAAAGCACGGCGGCGACATAATCGAGTTTATAGGCGACGCGATATTAGTCAAGTATGAAAATATGGACCAGGCAAAAAAGTGTTCAACCCAAATGATCAAAACAATCAAATCCTTCTCGGACATCGAAACTTCCGCCGGTAAGTTTTCTCTTTCTATGAAAATCGTTCTGGGCAAAGGGAGCTGGAAAGAGCTCATACTCGGAACCCAAGAAAAACTCCTGCTGTTTCTCACAGGAAATATTTTAAAAGAGATGGCGAAGGCGGGAGAAAAAAAGGCTTTGATAAGCTTTGCTAAATCGGCAGAAAGAAGGAAAATGACAAGAAAAACCGACCTGAAGATGAAATTCAGGATAGCGGGAAAAAAGAAGTTTAACCCAAACATCCCTATTGAAATATCCAGAAAAAGTTCTCTCGGCGAATTCAGGTCTGTAGCCTGCGTGTTTTTCCAGATAAAAGGTTACGATGAAGACAACCCGGATTATGAAGACATCAACAGAATAATAGTCATCGCACAGAAAACAGCGGAAAAGTTTGGAGGCTGGTTGAATTGCGTGGACAACGTCCGCAAAAATGGGAGCAGGATACTCGTCCTTTTCGGAGCTCCAACAGCTTACGGGGGTGAGGGTGAAAGGGCGGTTAAATTCGCCATGGAATTGACACGCCTTTGTAATGAATCCGCCCAAATATCTGTCTGTGCGAGCGCCGGGGCAGGGTTTGTCTTCGCGGGGATGATCGGAGATAAAAAGAGGAAAAAGTATTCGGTCATAGGCGATGCCGTAAACACAACTTCAAGGATTCTCGACGGGCTTGAAAAGGGGGCTATTGTCGTCACCGAGGATTTATTCAGGATGACTAAAGACAAAATTCGTTATTCCCGTTTGAAATCCGTCCGGGTGAAAGGCAAAAAATACCCGCTGAAAAGGTACAGACCGGAAAGTGTAATATTTGAAACTCCCGTTTTGGGACGATTTCTTGGAAGAGAAGAAGAAATCAGAAGGGCTCGTGAAATGATTTCAAAGGGCAGTTGCTCGATTATGATAAAAGGCGAACCCGGAATAGGAAAGACGCGATTTCTGGATGAATTGTCGAGGTTTGCCGAGAAAAAAGGTTACAAAACCTTCAAGACCAGAGCCGAGGAAAACAGACCTGCTTTCGAACCATTTGCCGGTCTCGTCCGGGGTATGTGCGCGATTGAAAAAAGCGACGGCGACAGCGAAATCGTCTTCAAGATTAAAAAAACCATAGGAGAGCGATCGGCGGACGATAAAATAAGCTCAGCGGGTGTTTTGTCGGAGATGTTTTTCGGCATAGAATCAGGTGACGAGAGGTTCAAGAAGCTGAACCCTGAAATCCGAAAACAAAATTTAGTCGAAGCTCTTTTGGAGTTGATGAAATCTTTTCAGGGTAAACTCTGTGTTGTATTTGACAGTTTTCAGTGGGTTAAAAAGGAGGATTTTGACGTTTTGGATTTTATCCAGAGCTCTCTCCTTGGTTACTCAAGGGCGGAAGTTTGTTTTTTAATGGCTTCGAGAAAAGACGAATTTCCAGCCACAAATATAAAAGCATTTGAAAATGCGAAAATTGAAATTGGACCCATGAACGAAAACTATTTCAAGATTTTTACCGAAAAACTGCTGGGAGATAAAAAAATCGAAAAGAGCCTTTTGAACACCATCATGGCGAAATCCGACAGAAATCCTTTCTACGCTGAGCAGATACTATTTTATCTTAAAGACAAAAAAATGATTTCGGAAAAAAAAGGAACATGGAGCGCGGAGATAAACTACAAGAATGAAAACTTGCCGGAAAATCTCTTTTCAATAATCGTCTCGAGAATAGAAAAAATCGGAGAAAGCGCCAAGGACTGCCTTAAAGTGGCAAGCGCGGTCGGCATGAATTTCAGAGCCGAGACGCTGGAAAATGTGTTGAAAAAAAGTGTATCAAAAGAAATAAAACTCGGAGTCGAGGCGGGAATTCTGAGCGTGATTGACAGGGGTGAAACTGCTTATTGTTTTACACACGCGCTCTACAAAGACGTACTCTACCAGACAATAATTTCGGAAGAGAAAAAAAATATCCACGGCGCGATAGCCAGGTATTTTGAGAAAAAACTGAACACGAAGACGAGAGAAAACCTTTCTCTTGTATCTATGCATTTCGACCTTTCCGAAAACTGGCGAAAAGCCTATGGTTATATGTTTGATGCCGGTCTTAAATCAGCCGAGAAGTATCTGAACGAAGAGGCGAATTTTCATTTTGAAAGAGCCCTGATAATAGCGAGAGACCACCTGAAATCGAAAACCATGGAAGCGAATGCCGCCAAAGAACTCGCGAATCTATGTTATTACACAGGCGAATACGATAAAAGCCTTCACTGGACGTCCGTTTTTGAAAAATTGTCCCCGAAGAATTCTCTGGTAGGATCAAAAGTAGCCAGATTCAGATCCAGGTGCGCGAGAGGTGAAAAGGAGTTCAGAAAAACCCTTAAATCTTTGGAGAAAAACATCAAAGCCCTGAAAACTTCTTCGCAGATACAAAAGAGGGAGAGGATACAAAATTATATTTCCCAAGCCTTTCTCCACAGAAGTCTATACGAACCCCAAAAAGCTCTTGAGGTGATCGGCCTTGCGGAAAATGAGCTGAAAAAACTCGACAGTCATTTTCTGGACGACAAAATAGAGACAAGCATTCTGCAGGAAAAAGCTTCAGCCATGATTTTCAGTTTCGACTACGCGAACGCGATGAAATATTATGAAGAAGCTTTCAACAAAGCAGTAAAAACTGGAGACAAGATAACTGCCGCCGCTTCAATTTCAAACATAGGTTTTATTCGGCACTACAAGTGTGAATACGAAAAAGCTCTCGAAGAATATCAAAAAGCGGAAGAGATCACTCGTGAAATCGGCGACAACAAGGGGCTTTGTCTTTCTTTGATGAATTTGGGATGCGTTTATAACGACATAAACAAAATTGGCAAATCGATTTTGTGTTTTGAAAAATCTCTCGGTATCGCTCTTGAAATGAATTTTAAAAAGCAGATTATTTTCAACTACATTAACTTAGGCAACAGTTACAACAATATGAGGATTTCAAAAAAAGCGATTGAATTCACCAAAAAAGCTTTGCCCTATGCTTTGGAGCTAAATGATTACGTGGCTTTGGCGAGAATAAACGAAAATTTAGGAAACATCTACAGGAAAAAAGGAGACGTTGAAAAGGCCATTAAGCACTACAACGATGATTTGAAATACCTCGAATTGTCTCAAGACTACAAATGGATGTTTTATGTTTTGGAGAAAATGGCTGATATCGAATTTGATATGATGAATTACAAAAAGTCTCTTGATTACGCGAAGAAAGCTCTGGTTTTGAGCAGAAAACAGGATTATCCCGAGGGGCAGACAGATATTCTGATGTTCATCGCACGCCTCTTTTTGGAAACCGGAAAATACCAGAAAGCAGAAATATACGTAAAAAAAGCTGAAAGCCAGGTCGGTATGTGCAAGGACAAGGAGGTTACAGCTCTATACTACATCAACAGAGCATACTTTGAAGAAAAAAAAAGTAAAACCGAAGGTTTGCCCATAAAGCATGAAGGGGTTGACAGGGTTGAAGAGTTGATGAACAAAGCACTTGAAATAATTGAAGACGTGAAATTTGAAAGTTTGAAACTAGAATATTACTATTCCTGGGGTTTGATCTTCAGAGAAAGAGAACTGTTAAGAGAATCTCTGCAAAACCTAAAAGAGGCCATGAAATTGGCAAAAAAAAGGAATGACGAAGAAAGAAAATTAAAAGTCTATACGCAGATGTATTTGCTGTATAAAAAAACAGACAGCCAGAAAGCGCGTTTTTTCTATGAAAAGGCGAGAAAGGCTTTATTGAAAACCCGAAACTACAAAAGAGTCGAGTGGCTAAAAAATATTTAGACTAAAAAAAGGGCTCGGTCGCTTCGACGTGTAATATTTCGCCGTAAAATACCCTGTGGTAATCCTTTTCCGGGTAGCACTTTGGGATATAGTCGTCGAGAAAATTACCGGGTATCAAGTCCCCCCAATAAATTTTCCTGCATTCAATCGCCAGATCAGCTTCTACAAAAGAAGGAGCAGGAACTTTTTTTGATTTTTCGACGTGAAGCCTCGTCAGAGATATTTTATCGCAGTCCTTGCCTGATTTTGAGCCCAAAAAAGAGAGGTCATTTTGAAACTCTTGGGGAAAAGAGCAAAGCGTAAAGAAGGGATAATTGTTGCAAAAACTCCATGTATGCCTCGTGGGCCTCACGAATATCTGCGCGAAAGGCTTGTTCCATACGGTTCCGAAACTGCCCCAGCCGACGGTCATAGTGTTAAAATTATCTTCGTCGCCGCATGTGAGAAGAAGCCATGTTTTTTGCCATATGTTGAAGATTTTCAAAGACAATTTTTCTATAGCAGTTTCTTTTCGTTTCATAATTCTCCCGCTGTCAAACTTTCCTTTGAAATGCTATCATGATAAGACATGTTAAAAAAGGAAAAGATAGTCCAGATTTCGTTTTTTTTGTTTTTTCTCAGAAAAATGCTCATGCCTTTTGAAGCTTCAATCCATGAAAACATCAAACCCGAGACGCCCCACCAGATTGAAATAATCAACGGAACATTTCTTGGAGGAGAAGGCCGGAATTACTACGGCGAGAATCCTCCAGACAGACTTGACGTTATATGGAAGACTGTCCTCGGAACAGGGACTACGAGAGTTGGATCGAGCGGAGAGAGGAGATGGAGCGGAAGCGGATGGACGGGTCAACCTCTCATGGTTAAACACGGAGAGACATACTACATAATTCAAGGTGCTTTCGACCACAACCTGAAAAAAATCAGGGCTGAAACAGGAGAACTGGTCTGGCAATACAGATTCGACGACGTCATAAAAGGAACAGGGACGGTTGTTTTGATGCCTTGGATCGGAGACAGTGTGAATTCGGTCTTCATTGTTCAGGGGAGCAGGCTGGGGACGAGTAACAGCCTCCAATCTTCTATTGTACCAAGCCTGAGAGCGGTTTCATTTTTTACCGGGGAAGAACTCTGGCGATTCAACGTGAAGAGAACAGATAGCTACAGCAGAGACGCGGATGGATCAGGCATTATGATAGACAGTTTGTTTTATATAGGTCTTGAAAACGGAATTTTCACAGTTTTGAATCCGGACCCTACCCGCCTTGAAACACGAGACGGAATCCCGCAGCCTCAAATCGTAAAAGAGATTTTTTTGTATGAAGAATCTGACAGGCAGAAACACGGAGGTAATCTCGTTGTAGAATCATCGGTCTCGAGAATAGGCAAAACTCTGTATATCTGCGCCGGATCAGGACATGTCTATGGAATTGACGTTGAAAGCAAGGAAATAGTCTGGGATTATTTCATAGGCTCCGACATAGATGCTTCTCCTGTGGTCACTTATGATTCATGCCTTCTGGTTTCTATTGAAAAACAATATATACCCGGAAAAGGGGGTGTTTTCAAACTTGACCCTTCCAAGCCCCCGGATTCCTCTGTCGTTTGGTTTTTTCCCACCGGAAATAAAAATTTCGCCGACTGGAGAGGAGGGGTCGTGGGTTCCTGCGCTGTAAACGACAGATACAGGTCTTACGGTTATCCAGCTTTAGCAGCCTTTACGGGTATTGACGGCAATGTTTATGTCGTCCAGCACGATTCACTTGATCCTGAGGGTAAAAAGGCTGTCAGCCCTGATGGGTTTGCAGAATTCCCCCTTCCGAAAATAGTATTCTCAGATTACATCGGGCCGAGCATCGCCACGCCGCTGCTGTTTGAAAGTAAATTGATAGTCCCTTCATACAACGGGCTTTTTCTGTATTCCTGGACCCCGAACCTAAATTTCTTTCTTTTGGACAAGTTCACGACCGGTTTTGAATCTACGCCTTTTGTCTGGGACAGAAGAATATATATCGGCTCGCGTGACGGATACCTTTACTGTTTCGGGGAGAACTGATAAACAAACTGGAACCAGTGATGCGACATGCCTGAATTCAACCTTGAGTTTATAAAGCACAATGGAATGGATGAGTGGCTAATTGAACAGGGAAAAAAATGGACATGAGGCTTTTGCGGAGAGACTCAAAAACAACCAACGGGTCATGAACGAACCGAGGGGAAGGTTTCGTTCCTGGAGAAAGCACATTCTGTTCAACTGACGAATAAAATGAATTTGACCTTAGACGAAATACTTCAAAAGATACCGGATATGGAGAATAAATCCAGTGAAAGCACGCTTGTGTATCACTCGCCAGATGAAGACGATTTGGATTTCTACATCGAACTTTGCGAGTTTTTCAGGAACTCCGATGATTTAAGCCAGCAAAAAGTATTTGATTGCCTTAGCGAAAAAAAAGGAATCCTCAACACACTGCTGGGAATGATTTTCGAATCAGCTGAGAATCTAAAAAAGGAGAAAGACGTCTTCTGGCTTAAGACAGGGTTGACCGCGGCGGAGATTAATGGGAACAGGCTGGATCCGAGAGATTTTCTTCTTGCTCTGGCCGAACTCTACGTTTCTGCAATAAAAGCCGGCATCAACCCGGACAGTTTTTTTGACGCGGCAAAAAAGGCGGTTCCGAAGAATTTCAAGGATTATCCGGTTGTAAAAAACAGGGTAGGCGGTTAAGATAAATTTTTAACCCTTTTAAAAGACTGAAGAACCAGGAAAAACGGAGGGTAAATGAAAGCTTCATCGCATTGGCTGGAAAAGTATAAAACAAAAATTGATGACGGAAGAGGGCACGAAATCCTGTCTGACCAGACCCCCGATTACGGAGGAGACGACACTGGTCCCACGCCTCTTGACCTTGTGGTAATGGGTTTAGCCGGATGTGTTAATGTCCTGTATGTTATGGTCGCTCAGAAAATGAGGCTCAAATATAAGACTTTACAGGTCGATGTGGAAGCAGATAAACCAAAAGAAGCCAGGACTATTGAAAGGGCAAGGATCGTTTTGAAAATCAATACAGCAGAAGACGATAGTAAAGTGCAAAAATGCCTTGAGCAAGCTGAAGCAATGTGCCCTATCGGAGCTATTTTTCAAATGGCTGGAATTGAAATTAAGAGCAGGTTCGAAAAGGTTGGATAAAGCGGTTTTTATGATAAAAAAAACAAGCCGAACCCAAGGTTTTAAACTTTCTGTGTTGTTCTATCCTTTTTTTCCGTTTCTCGGATTATTTTTTGGAGTTTCCGTGACGAGTATTGCCGTATTTAACACGTTTTCTTGGGCGGTAGTTGTATCCGCTTTTGTCGCATTAGGGTTTTTACTCCATTTTTATTTTTTCAAATGCCTTAGAGCTAATATTTTTTACCTTGAAAATTCTTCTGTCACAGCGGCCTACATTCTCTATGCCTTGGTCATATCCCTGCTTTTTAAGACGATTTTTATCCATAACTTGATACTGTCTTTTGTCGCCGGAGTTTTTATACGGAGAAGAAAAGAATTTTTTGGAGAGAGTTTTTCGCCTGTCTGGGATGGTCTGAAAACTTGTTCGCTGACTTTGCCGGTGTCTTTTGTAAGTTATGCAGTATATAGAAGCTCTTTGTCTGGAAGGTTTACGATGTTTCCGGACTATACCCCTGAAGGCATTTTCCTCTCTTCAGGCGACTATCTTTGGACTGCCGTTGTTCTTTCAGCTTTGTTTTCTCTTACGGCAGCTCTGACACTCTCGGGGTTGTTTTTTTTCACCGGGAGAGAGCCGGTTGACCCAGAAAAAATTTAGGATTAAGATATAACTAAGAATCTAAATCAGTATAAATCAAGCCTAAAAATAACAGGAGGAATCCTGAATAAAAGAGATGGTATTTCGATTATATTGAACGAGACTTCTTCCTCGGTTTTGAAACGTATCTGGGAAACCGCGCCGGTTTTCATGAATATTCTCAAAAATTCGGTCACTTTAGAAGACGCTCGAACAGGTGTTTTGAATTTTCTAAATGAAAAGGAAGATGTTCTTGAAAATGTGCATTCTGAAAAGGTCTACCAGAATTTTCACGTACTCGAAATAGAAAACGCTAAAGAATGCATAAAAGCCCTTAAAAACATTTTCCGCACAAAAAACGAACAGATCTCTGAATTTTCCGCGCTGAACCTTTTATACAGGATGGCGGTAGGAGAGACAAAAGACATAGAAAAAGTCAATCAGGCGTTTTTAGTTGAATTTCTATATCTTTTAAAAGGAGTCAATTTCCAATCCGGCATTTACGATGAAATATACACCAAAACTCAAGACCCGGAAAAGAAAGTAAAATCGAGAATGCACAAGCTCGATGTGTTTGCAAGACAAATGAGGGATGGTTTTGAAAGGTTCAAGACGGGTATGGACGATGATGTCGTTGAAAATCGGAAAATCATGAAAAGGAGAATTTTAAAATATTTCAACAGTTCGGAGGAAGACTGGAAAAATTATAAATGGCATCTGTCCAGGGTTATTAAAACCACCGAAAACCTCGTCAAATTAGTCGATTTGAGTTTGGATGAGTTTGAAGGCGTGGAGATGGCCGTCAAAAACGGAATCCCTTTTCAAATCACTCCCTATTACTTGTCTTTGTTCAATCCGTCGGGCAGGCAGGATTATGACAGGACAGTCAGGGCTCAGGTTCTGCCCACGGTGTTTTTCTGCAGAAAAATGATCGAGAACATTGAAGGTTCTGTCGATATGGATTTTATGGGAGAAAAACATACTTCTCCGATATCCGGTGTGACAAGGCGATATCCGAATATCGTCATACTGAAACCTTTTGATTCGTGCCCTCAGATCTGCGTGTATTGCCAGAGGAATTGGGAGATCAAAAACCTCGGCGAAGTCATTTTTTCACATGAAAAAAACGAAATGGCGGTCAAATGGATAGCTGACAATCCAAGCGTAACAGAAGTCCTGATAACGGGTGGGGACCCTCTTACACTGCCCAACTCATACTTAAACAGACTCGTAGGGCAAGTTGCAAAGATTGAGCACGTGGAGAGGATCAGAATAGGGACGAGAACTCCTGTCACCATTCCCTTCAGGATTAACGACGGTTTTTTGGAGATATTGAAGAAGTATCATGAACCGGGTAAACTTGAGATCTGCGTTGTAACCCACATAGAAAGTCCAATAGAATTAACTGAAGATGTCCTTGAAGCTGTGACAAAAATCAGAAAAGCGGGGATTGGCGTCTACAACCAGCAGGTTTTTACTTATTACACGAGCAAAAAATTCGAGACTGCTTTTCTCAGGAAAAATCTGAAACTTTTTGGTATAGACCCCTACTACACTTTCAACACAAAAGGCAAGGAAGAAACAGGTGAATTTATGGTACCGATAGCGAGAATCCAGCAGGAAAGGAAAGAGGAAGCAAGACTTCTACCAGGGCTTGTCAGGACAGACGAACCTGTTTTCAACATACCTTCACTCGGTAAATCGCATCTCAGGGCCGGGCAGGACCATGAATTGATAGGGATAATGCCCAACGGCAGAAGAGTTTTCAGGTTTTATCCCTGGGAGATGAAGATATCCCTCGCTGACGACTACATATACACCGATGTAAGCATATACGACTACATGAAAAGGCTTCAGAGAGACGGGGAAGATGTCGAAGACTACAAGACGATTTGGTATTATTTCTAAAAAAATTCTAAAAATTACAAATTTACCATTTTTGGGGTGTAAAATTCTGGAGGAATAATGAAAAGGTTTGCAGGATTCCTGTGTTTTTGTGCTGTTTTAGGTTGCACGAGTTCGACAAGCCCTGGAGGCAACTCGAAAATATTTTTCGGATGGGCTGGGGGTGTACCTGACGGTGACAGCTCCGCGGTGGTTATTAGAACTGCGAACGGCGGTGAACCGTGGACAAGATGCGGTGAACACGGAGAAATACCTCCTGTTTACATAAACGGAATCGAAGCTCTGGATTTGTCCACTGTGTGGATAGTCGGCGGCTTGTGGGGAGGGTATGGACTAGTGATGATGTCTGAAAACGGAGGTTCAACATGGGAGAGAAAAGGAAACTCTCAGATTTTTCCGAATGTAGAAGCTGGTTGCATATTTTCTCTCGATAGAAACCGCTGTTGGTGCGGCGGAGATAGCGGCATGATATATTCGACTTCAGACGCGGGCAATACATGGATTCAGAAAAATGACTCCCAGGGAAAGGAATTCCTTCTTAGCGGAATCAAAGTTTTCAACGACGAAGTTGTGTGGATTGTCGGAGGAACAGCCATAGGAAAAAACCAAGGTGTTATACTTAGAACAACAGATGCAGGCCTTACATGGCAAAGACAAGGCCAAGGGACGGAAGTTGACAGTCATTACCTTATAACGATTTCCGCGCCTGACACTTCCTGTGCATGGGCTGTAGGAAACGGGTATATTGTAATGAGGACGACCGACGGAGGGCAGACTTGGTTGAACGTATCGCCATTACCATCATCCGGCAACGACGCAAACGGCGTGGTCGCTTTTGATAAGAATAACGCATGGGTGGTGATGGACTACAACAATGTTTTTCGGACCACTGACGGAGGCCAGACATGGGATCAGCAGGATGTTCCGGTGACAGACCAGTTCATAACGAGAATTTCGGTTGTTGACAAAAACACAGCTTGGGCGGTCGGAAGTCAGAGCAACGCTCCATTCAACCACGGGGCAATTCTACACACAACCGACGGAGGCAGTACTTGGGTAGAGCAGACAAACCCAGTCCCGAAAAACCTCTACTGCGTGTCTTTTTACGGTGAAATCCGCTGACAGAAAATAGTGTTTTCAGTTTGTGCCGTTTCAAATTCGTCTGGAGAACTTATCAGAAAAGAGTTCTCGACGAACTTTACGGACACATGGAAGACGACAGCCTTCATGTTGTCGCCGCTCCGGGATCAGGTAAAACCGTCCTCGGAATTGAGACTATCATAAAACTCGGTAAGCCGGCTCTTGTGCTTTCCCCTACATTGACTATAAGGGACCAGTGGATAGATAGGTTTGCGGATCTTTTTCTAAAAGACCCGGAAGAAGTCCAAAAATTGGTTTCAAAGAATCTTGCTGAACCAAAACCTTTGACATCAGAGACATACCAGTCCCTGCATTCTTTCATTAAAGAAAACAAAACGAGAAACATTCCGGAAAATTATTTTGAAACTCTCGTTCTCGACGAAGCGCATCATCTAAGGACCTCATGGTGGAAAAGCCTTCTCAATTTCAAAGAAAAGATGAAAAAATGCAGGATAATAGCTCTTACGGCCACACCGCCATACGATGTCACTTATTTCGAATGGGAGAGGTATACACGACTCTGCGGGCCTATAGACTCCGAGATATCCGTTCCGGAACTTGTCAAAAACGGAGACCTCTGCGCCCATCAAGATTACATTTACCTTT
The candidate division WOR-3 bacterium genome window above contains:
- a CDS encoding tetratricopeptide repeat protein yields the protein MNPFLPGEIDLVFAKKTRPGALLFADVVGFTALSEKFSERGISGTGELTELLDSCFESILSVVRKHGGDIIEFIGDAILVKYENMDQAKKCSTQMIKTIKSFSDIETSAGKFSLSMKIVLGKGSWKELILGTQEKLLLFLTGNILKEMAKAGEKKALISFAKSAERRKMTRKTDLKMKFRIAGKKKFNPNIPIEISRKSSLGEFRSVACVFFQIKGYDEDNPDYEDINRIIVIAQKTAEKFGGWLNCVDNVRKNGSRILVLFGAPTAYGGEGERAVKFAMELTRLCNESAQISVCASAGAGFVFAGMIGDKKRKKYSVIGDAVNTTSRILDGLEKGAIVVTEDLFRMTKDKIRYSRLKSVRVKGKKYPLKRYRPESVIFETPVLGRFLGREEEIRRAREMISKGSCSIMIKGEPGIGKTRFLDELSRFAEKKGYKTFKTRAEENRPAFEPFAGLVRGMCAIEKSDGDSEIVFKIKKTIGERSADDKISSAGVLSEMFFGIESGDERFKKLNPEIRKQNLVEALLELMKSFQGKLCVVFDSFQWVKKEDFDVLDFIQSSLLGYSRAEVCFLMASRKDEFPATNIKAFENAKIEIGPMNENYFKIFTEKLLGDKKIEKSLLNTIMAKSDRNPFYAEQILFYLKDKKMISEKKGTWSAEINYKNENLPENLFSIIVSRIEKIGESAKDCLKVASAVGMNFRAETLENVLKKSVSKEIKLGVEAGILSVIDRGETAYCFTHALYKDVLYQTIISEEKKNIHGAIARYFEKKLNTKTRENLSLVSMHFDLSENWRKAYGYMFDAGLKSAEKYLNEEANFHFERALIIARDHLKSKTMEANAAKELANLCYYTGEYDKSLHWTSVFEKLSPKNSLVGSKVARFRSRCARGEKEFRKTLKSLEKNIKALKTSSQIQKRERIQNYISQAFLHRSLYEPQKALEVIGLAENELKKLDSHFLDDKIETSILQEKASAMIFSFDYANAMKYYEEAFNKAVKTGDKITAAASISNIGFIRHYKCEYEKALEEYQKAEEITREIGDNKGLCLSLMNLGCVYNDINKIGKSILCFEKSLGIALEMNFKKQIIFNYINLGNSYNNMRISKKAIEFTKKALPYALELNDYVALARINENLGNIYRKKGDVEKAIKHYNDDLKYLELSQDYKWMFYVLEKMADIEFDMMNYKKSLDYAKKALVLSRKQDYPEGQTDILMFIARLFLETGKYQKAEIYVKKAESQVGMCKDKEVTALYYINRAYFEEKKSKTEGLPIKHEGVDRVEELMNKALEIIEDVKFESLKLEYYYSWGLIFRERELLRESLQNLKEAMKLAKKRNDEERKLKVYTQMYLLYKKTDSQKARFFYEKARKALLKTRNYKRVEWLKNI
- a CDS encoding flavin reductase family protein, encoding MKRKETAIEKLSLKIFNIWQKTWLLLTCGDEDNFNTMTVGWGSFGTVWNKPFAQIFVRPTRHTWSFCNNYPFFTLCSFPQEFQNDLSFLGSKSGKDCDKISLTRLHVEKSKKVPAPSFVEADLAIECRKIYWGDLIPGNFLDDYIPKCYPEKDYHRVFYGEILHVEATEPFF
- a CDS encoding OsmC family protein; the protein is MKASSHWLEKYKTKIDDGRGHEILSDQTPDYGGDDTGPTPLDLVVMGLAGCVNVLYVMVAQKMRLKYKTLQVDVEADKPKEARTIERARIVLKINTAEDDSKVQKCLEQAEAMCPIGAIFQMAGIEIKSRFEKVG
- a CDS encoding KamA family radical SAM protein, which produces MKRIWETAPVFMNILKNSVTLEDARTGVLNFLNEKEDVLENVHSEKVYQNFHVLEIENAKECIKALKNIFRTKNEQISEFSALNLLYRMAVGETKDIEKVNQAFLVEFLYLLKGVNFQSGIYDEIYTKTQDPEKKVKSRMHKLDVFARQMRDGFERFKTGMDDDVVENRKIMKRRILKYFNSSEEDWKNYKWHLSRVIKTTENLVKLVDLSLDEFEGVEMAVKNGIPFQITPYYLSLFNPSGRQDYDRTVRAQVLPTVFFCRKMIENIEGSVDMDFMGEKHTSPISGVTRRYPNIVILKPFDSCPQICVYCQRNWEIKNLGEVIFSHEKNEMAVKWIADNPSVTEVLITGGDPLTLPNSYLNRLVGQVAKIEHVERIRIGTRTPVTIPFRINDGFLEILKKYHEPGKLEICVVTHIESPIELTEDVLEAVTKIRKAGIGVYNQQVFTYYTSKKFETAFLRKNLKLFGIDPYYTFNTKGKEETGEFMVPIARIQQERKEEARLLPGLVRTDEPVFNIPSLGKSHLRAGQDHELIGIMPNGRRVFRFYPWEMKISLADDYIYTDVSIYDYMKRLQRDGEDVEDYKTIWYYF